The Chryseobacterium sp. 52 genome includes a region encoding these proteins:
- a CDS encoding amino acid permease, which produces MSSEEKTGSNDGSLVRGLTNRHIQLIALGGAIGTGLFLGIGPAAVLAGPSVILGYALAGIIAFFIMRQLGEMVVQEPVSGSFSHFAYKYWGNFPGFASGWNYWILYILVSMAELTAIGHYIHFWWPEIPLWVSSLFFFIMITALNLASVKVYGETEFWFSIIKVVAIIGMIVFGIYLLLSGTGGDKASISNLWNDGGFFPKGFFNKSESGYSGLFSAMAMIMFSFGGLELIGITAAEAKNPEKTIPKATNQVIYRILIFYVGALVILFALSPWREITEGTSPFVMVFQNLNGFEFKIFGKVIQFNVLIANILNLIVLTAALSVYNSSVYSNSRMLFGLAQQGNAPKFLKKLNKNSVPTNAILISSCFAGICIIINKLVPEKAFEYLMALVVSTLIINWLMICYTHLKFRKEKDKSGMKTLFPSIFYPISNYICILFLLTILVLMSITGMEIQVILIPIWLAFLFLMYRLYKPKTK; this is translated from the coding sequence TCTCTTGTCCGAGGATTAACCAACAGACATATTCAATTGATAGCCCTGGGAGGTGCTATAGGAACCGGATTGTTTCTTGGGATAGGCCCGGCAGCTGTTTTGGCAGGACCATCCGTTATTTTGGGATATGCCTTAGCAGGAATCATTGCATTTTTTATTATGCGTCAGCTTGGTGAAATGGTTGTTCAGGAACCTGTTTCGGGAAGTTTCAGTCATTTTGCCTATAAGTACTGGGGGAATTTTCCTGGTTTTGCTTCGGGATGGAATTACTGGATTCTCTATATCCTCGTGAGTATGGCTGAACTTACAGCGATTGGCCATTATATTCATTTCTGGTGGCCTGAAATCCCGCTCTGGGTGTCCAGTCTCTTCTTTTTTATTATGATTACGGCCTTAAATCTGGCTTCCGTAAAAGTGTATGGAGAAACTGAATTTTGGTTTTCTATCATCAAAGTGGTCGCGATTATTGGGATGATTGTCTTTGGGATTTATTTATTGCTGAGCGGTACCGGAGGAGATAAAGCAAGCATTTCCAATTTGTGGAATGATGGCGGTTTTTTCCCGAAAGGTTTTTTTAATAAAAGTGAAAGTGGCTATTCCGGTCTTTTTTCAGCGATGGCCATGATTATGTTCTCATTTGGAGGCTTGGAATTGATTGGTATTACGGCTGCAGAAGCTAAAAACCCTGAAAAAACAATTCCTAAAGCCACTAATCAGGTAATTTACAGGATTTTAATTTTCTACGTGGGAGCTTTAGTGATCTTATTTGCTTTGAGTCCTTGGAGAGAAATTACAGAAGGAACCAGTCCGTTTGTGATGGTTTTTCAGAATTTAAATGGATTTGAATTCAAGATATTCGGGAAGGTCATTCAGTTCAATGTGTTAATTGCCAATATCCTTAATCTCATTGTTTTAACAGCGGCTTTGTCAGTTTATAACAGCAGTGTTTACAGTAACAGCAGAATGCTTTTCGGACTGGCTCAGCAGGGAAATGCACCAAAATTTTTAAAGAAACTGAATAAAAACAGTGTTCCTACCAATGCGATTCTGATCTCGTCCTGTTTTGCCGGAATCTGTATTATCATTAATAAACTGGTTCCTGAAAAAGCATTTGAATATTTAATGGCTTTGGTGGTTTCTACTTTAATTATCAATTGGCTGATGATCTGTTATACCCATTTGAAATTCAGAAAAGAAAAAGATAAATCAGGGATGAAAACATTATTCCCTTCTATATTTTATCCCATATCAAATTACATCTGTATTCTGTTCTTACTGACTATTTTAGTACTGATGAGTATTACAGGAATGGAAATTCAGGTTATTTTAATTCCAATCTGGCTGGCTTTCTTATTTTTGATGTACAGGTTGTATAAACCTAAAACCAAATAG